In Oscillatoria salina IIICB1, a genomic segment contains:
- a CDS encoding DegT/DnrJ/EryC1/StrS family aminotransferase — protein MDDKKITIGVFQPSLREEELAAVERVFASNWLGKGKVTEQFEKDFADHLGSDASLIRSVSCCTEGLFQSLSLLEIGAGDEVILPTISFVGAGNAIASSGAKPVFCDVNPRTLNPTVEMVEAKITPKTKAVMLMHYGGVPCDLDAMVSLMAEYKIKLIEDCACSVSSRWRGQACGTFGDVAVWSFDAMKILVTGDGGMIRCRTPEMAKRAESLLYLGLKTQSGLSSQAKSRWWEFEIDSPSRRAIMNDIAAAIGVEQLKKLPDFIERRRAVYQFYNEALVGETWLERPPSIPQEAESSYYFYWIQTEPLYRDRLARYLRDRDIYTTFRYYPLHWVKFFARQETLPYAEMAANTTLCLPIHQSLTENELSKVVDCIQRFGREEMG, from the coding sequence ATGGACGATAAAAAAATTACGATCGGTGTATTTCAGCCTTCTCTCAGAGAAGAAGAACTTGCTGCGGTGGAGCGGGTTTTTGCTTCAAATTGGCTAGGGAAGGGAAAGGTAACAGAGCAATTTGAGAAAGACTTTGCTGACCATCTTGGTAGTGATGCCTCTCTTATTCGCAGTGTTAGCTGCTGTACGGAAGGATTATTTCAATCTCTGTCTCTATTAGAAATCGGTGCGGGAGACGAAGTGATTTTACCAACTATTAGTTTTGTTGGGGCAGGAAATGCGATCGCCAGCAGTGGTGCAAAACCTGTTTTCTGTGATGTAAACCCTCGGACTCTAAATCCAACGGTAGAGATGGTGGAAGCCAAAATTACCCCCAAAACGAAAGCAGTGATGCTCATGCACTATGGCGGTGTCCCTTGCGATCTGGATGCTATGGTGTCTTTAATGGCTGAGTATAAAATTAAACTGATTGAAGATTGTGCCTGTAGCGTTTCTTCTCGCTGGCGCGGACAAGCTTGCGGTACATTTGGGGATGTGGCTGTTTGGTCTTTTGATGCCATGAAGATTTTAGTCACTGGGGACGGCGGGATGATTCGTTGTCGGACTCCTGAGATGGCAAAGCGGGCAGAAAGTCTGCTCTATCTGGGATTGAAGACTCAGAGTGGGCTATCAAGTCAAGCGAAGTCGAGGTGGTGGGAATTTGAAATCGACTCCCCTAGTAGACGAGCGATTATGAATGATATTGCTGCGGCGATTGGGGTTGAACAATTGAAAAAATTGCCTGACTTTATTGAGCGACGAAGGGCTGTTTATCAGTTTTATAACGAAGCTTTGGTTGGGGAAACTTGGCTAGAAAGACCCCCTTCGATTCCTCAAGAGGCGGAGTCTTCGTATTATTTCTACTGGATTCAAACTGAGCCATTGTACCGCGATCGCCTGGCTCGATATCTGCGCGATCGCGATATTTATACGACGTTTCGCTACTATCCTCTACATTGGGTAAAATTTTTCGCTCGACAGGAAACATTGCCTTATGCTGAGATGGCTGCGAATACAACCCTTTGTCTCCCTATTCATCAGTCCCTCACTGAGAATGAATTAAGTAAAGTGGTTGATTGTATTCAACGTTTTGGTCGGGAGGAGATGGGATGA
- the rlmB gene encoding 23S rRNA (guanosine(2251)-2'-O)-methyltransferase RlmB, with product MSQGNRKPKIVDRGQKKRPEKKRFASGSREKRERYPQSTTDSAEREDNDLVYGRHSVLAVLESDRQINRIWVTTKLRYDSRFHSLLQQAKTNGTVIDEVEPRRLSQISRGATHQGIIAQVAPYSYLELPELIAQAKATTKAPVIVIAEGITDPHNLGAIIRSAEAIGAQGMIVPQRRATGITSTVMKVAAGALEHFPVARVVNLSRALEELKEAGFWIYGTTAEIGKPLYAVEFSGAIGLVVGSEGEGLNLLTQRCCDVLVSIPLRGKTPSLNASVAAGMALYEIYRQRGSDRLYLESPPQENWQKEM from the coding sequence ATGAGCCAGGGAAACCGCAAACCAAAAATTGTCGATCGCGGGCAGAAAAAAAGACCAGAAAAAAAGAGATTTGCGTCGGGATCGAGAGAAAAGCGGGAACGCTATCCGCAATCAACTACCGATTCAGCCGAAAGAGAGGATAATGACCTAGTCTATGGTCGCCATTCAGTGTTAGCAGTGCTAGAGAGCGATCGCCAAATTAATCGGATTTGGGTAACAACCAAACTCCGCTATGATTCTCGCTTTCATTCACTGCTCCAACAAGCAAAGACAAATGGAACTGTAATCGACGAGGTTGAACCTCGTCGCTTGAGTCAAATTAGTCGCGGTGCAACTCACCAAGGAATTATCGCTCAAGTTGCGCCCTACTCTTATCTCGAATTACCCGAACTGATCGCCCAAGCCAAAGCTACTACCAAAGCACCTGTAATTGTGATTGCGGAAGGAATTACCGATCCCCATAACCTCGGTGCAATTATTCGTAGCGCGGAAGCGATCGGAGCGCAAGGAATGATCGTACCCCAACGTCGAGCTACCGGGATCACCTCTACGGTGATGAAAGTAGCCGCCGGGGCTTTGGAACATTTTCCCGTTGCACGAGTGGTCAATCTTTCTCGTGCTTTGGAAGAATTAAAAGAAGCAGGCTTCTGGATTTATGGTACTACTGCCGAAATCGGTAAACCATTATACGCAGTGGAATTTTCTGGTGCGATAGGATTAGTTGTAGGTTCAGAAGGCGAAGGTTTGAATTTGTTGACCCAACGTTGTTGCGATGTTTTGGTTTCGATTCCGCTACGAGGAAAAACACCAAGCCTGAATGCCTCTGTAGCCGCAGGTATGGCATTATACGAAATTTATCGTCAAAGGGGTTCAGACCGTCTTTACTTAGAATCTCCGCCTCAAGAGAACTGGCAAAAAGAAATGTAA
- a CDS encoding alpha/beta fold hydrolase, whose product MNLNVEIRGEGFPLLCLHGHPGSGRCMSVFTEYLSPHWQTIAPDLRGYGKSRPLGNFSMNDHLNDLEELLDKLQIKCCLLLGWSLGGILALELALRNPQRYSGLILIATAARPRGSHPRVGWQCMLNTGLAGVINSVIPGWQWNIDVFGRNSLFGYLIQQHTPQAYRYLAREGNPAYVQTSLTAHRALNTALRKGYNRLGDLELIQAPCLMLAGERDRHITAESSRETAQKLKNCQWHCYPNTAHLFPWEIPTQMLADIDRWLATHPQVGAIARKEKSCS is encoded by the coding sequence ATGAATCTGAATGTGGAAATTCGCGGAGAGGGTTTTCCCCTTCTCTGCTTGCACGGTCATCCTGGTAGCGGACGCTGTATGTCTGTGTTTACCGAATATTTATCTCCCCATTGGCAAACTATTGCTCCCGATTTGCGTGGTTATGGCAAAAGTCGCCCTCTGGGTAACTTTTCGATGAACGACCATTTGAATGATTTGGAAGAATTACTTGACAAATTGCAGATAAAATGCTGTTTGCTCTTGGGCTGGTCTTTGGGAGGAATTTTAGCTTTAGAATTGGCACTGCGAAACCCTCAGCGTTATAGCGGTTTGATTTTAATCGCGACTGCGGCACGTCCTCGCGGCAGTCATCCGCGTGTAGGTTGGCAATGTATGTTAAATACCGGATTGGCAGGAGTTATTAACTCGGTTATTCCGGGATGGCAGTGGAATATCGATGTTTTTGGCAGAAATTCGCTCTTTGGCTACCTGATCCAACAACATACACCCCAAGCTTATCGCTATCTTGCCCGTGAAGGAAACCCTGCCTATGTGCAAACTTCTCTAACTGCTCATCGGGCGCTGAATACGGCTTTGAGAAAAGGTTATAATCGTCTTGGGGATTTAGAACTTATTCAAGCCCCATGCTTAATGCTGGCAGGAGAACGAGATCGTCACATTACGGCTGAGTCAAGTCGAGAAACTGCTCAAAAGTTAAAAAATTGCCAGTGGCACTGCTACCCAAATACAGCCCATTTATTTCCTTGGGAAATTCCTACACAGATGCTCGCGGATATAGATCGCTGGTTAGCAACACATCCGCAAGTAGGAGCAATAGCTAGGAAAGAAAAAAGTTGCTCGTAA
- a CDS encoding DUF1816 domain-containing protein has protein sequence MKEILIKILEFFGLACWVEIVTDNPGCTYYFGPFMSKNEAEEEAGGYVEDLKNENAQGIAVSIKRCKPNNLTVFDEVAEPIEFDRIPTLSGQPS, from the coding sequence ATGAAAGAAATATTGATTAAGATTCTGGAATTCTTCGGATTGGCTTGCTGGGTAGAAATTGTTACTGACAATCCTGGCTGTACTTACTATTTCGGTCCGTTTATGAGTAAAAACGAAGCAGAAGAAGAGGCGGGAGGTTATGTCGAAGACTTGAAAAACGAAAATGCTCAGGGAATTGCAGTTAGTATCAAACGTTGCAAGCCAAATAACTTGACTGTTTTTGATGAGGTTGCTGAACCAATTGAATTTGACCGAATTCCCACTCTTAGCGGACAGCCTTCTTAG
- a CDS encoding AMP-binding protein has translation MKIDLGVNPIPLLLEEESRKRAEQIAILGIDRRPLTYRDLFKTVTKIVTTLNELGIGRQDRVAIVLPNGPEMAVAFLGVASCATSAPLNPNYQVPEFEFYLSDLQAKAIIIAAELQSAARSVASEQNIPIIELSLSGETAGIFTLEAEKIGKVSYPGYAETDDVALVLHTSGTTSRPKIVPLTHRNILNSADNICSTLHLTEIDLCLNVMVLFHIHGLIAALMTSLRAGSSVVCTPGFLAPHFFEWMQKFQPTWYTAVPTIHQSILERANSNQAIIDQLKLRFIRSSSSSLAPSVMAKLEKTFNAPVIEAYGMTEASHQMTSNPLPPLERKPGTVGLAAGPEVRIMDENNSNLLPIGQQGEIVIRGANVTLGYASNSEANVKAFSDGWFRTGDQGFFDRDGYLTISGRLKEIINRGGEKILPRQVDEVLLEHPAVAQAVTFGIPNPVLGEEVGAAVVLREENVTVRELQQFVATRLSSFKVPHQMAIVDSIPKGATGKLQRIGLWEKLGLQASESLFADLSGQVREFIAPQTETQKQLVRVWCEVLNVPQISLNQNFFESGGDSMTAAQLMNQIERTFALRLSVTDLFDARTIQEQAVVIERLMASQRKGTQNLSDSGFKSLRLLKTGSQVEPILFLIPGGGGGEEEFLTYGRLLHLLGTAQTVYGFFGRGQDGETQPHETVAEMVEDYLVELRELQPQGPYYLSGECVGGKVAYEMACCLDREGERVFLLLLNTRLPNLTEQGTPRAGNYWVERAKYHWRQIQNQSNRERVSYLVKTFKDSPLNPAVVFGANFQRDRQILRARSRYNQLLQDRVPTMRYKQPVSLIVSEDYYAQTPTMGVTQWIDNEVKIYPTQGNYNSYLGIHLETTAQQVRHLLHLNGNSK, from the coding sequence ATGAAAATAGATTTAGGTGTAAACCCAATTCCTCTTCTTCTAGAAGAAGAAAGCAGAAAACGAGCTGAGCAAATAGCAATTCTGGGAATTGACCGAAGACCATTGACGTACAGAGACTTATTCAAGACCGTTACCAAGATCGTCACTACCCTAAATGAATTGGGCATTGGTCGCCAAGATCGAGTTGCAATTGTTTTACCCAACGGACCAGAAATGGCTGTTGCCTTTCTTGGGGTTGCCTCGTGCGCTACCAGCGCTCCCCTAAATCCCAACTACCAAGTGCCAGAATTTGAATTTTACCTCAGCGATCTCCAAGCCAAAGCAATCATCATTGCTGCCGAGCTTCAATCGGCGGCTCGAAGCGTAGCAAGTGAACAGAATATTCCCATTATTGAACTGAGTCTGAGTGGAGAGACTGCGGGCATTTTTACTCTAGAAGCAGAGAAAATTGGCAAGGTTTCCTACCCTGGTTATGCAGAAACTGATGATGTAGCCCTTGTTTTGCATACATCAGGGACAACCTCTCGACCTAAAATTGTGCCGCTTACCCACCGCAACATCCTGAACTCGGCAGACAATATTTGCAGCACATTGCACTTAACAGAAATAGACCTCTGCTTAAATGTAATGGTATTGTTCCACATTCACGGCTTAATTGCCGCCCTAATGACCTCTTTGAGGGCGGGAAGCAGTGTAGTTTGCACCCCTGGCTTTCTCGCCCCTCATTTCTTTGAGTGGATGCAAAAATTTCAGCCTACATGGTACACAGCAGTTCCTACCATCCATCAGTCTATTTTAGAGCGTGCCAACAGTAATCAGGCAATTATTGACCAACTAAAGTTGCGTTTTATTCGCTCTTCCTCTTCCTCCCTAGCTCCTTCGGTGATGGCTAAGTTGGAAAAGACCTTCAATGCACCAGTGATTGAAGCCTACGGCATGACTGAAGCTTCTCATCAAATGACGAGTAATCCCCTACCGCCTCTGGAACGTAAGCCTGGTACTGTCGGTCTTGCTGCCGGACCAGAGGTGAGGATAATGGATGAAAATAACAGCAACCTTTTGCCAATCGGTCAACAAGGCGAGATTGTCATTCGGGGTGCCAATGTCACCCTTGGCTACGCAAGTAATTCCGAAGCCAATGTTAAAGCATTCAGCGATGGTTGGTTCCGTACCGGAGACCAAGGCTTTTTCGATCGAGATGGCTACTTGACAATTAGTGGTCGTCTGAAAGAGATTATTAATCGGGGCGGTGAAAAAATTCTGCCTCGCCAAGTTGATGAAGTGTTACTGGAACATCCAGCCGTTGCTCAGGCAGTGACGTTTGGCATTCCTAACCCTGTCTTGGGCGAAGAGGTAGGAGCGGCAGTCGTCTTGCGAGAAGAGAACGTGACGGTTCGGGAGTTACAACAGTTTGTTGCCACGCGGTTATCCTCGTTTAAAGTACCTCATCAGATGGCGATCGTGGACAGCATTCCTAAAGGAGCAACGGGTAAACTGCAACGAATTGGACTGTGGGAGAAGTTAGGGTTACAAGCTTCTGAATCTCTCTTTGCCGATTTATCGGGTCAGGTGAGGGAGTTTATTGCCCCTCAAACCGAAACCCAAAAACAATTGGTAAGGGTCTGGTGTGAGGTTTTGAATGTGCCTCAAATCAGTCTAAATCAGAATTTCTTCGAGAGCGGTGGGGACTCGATGACGGCTGCACAGTTAATGAATCAAATTGAACGCACGTTTGCGCTACGACTGTCTGTAACCGACCTTTTTGATGCTAGGACTATTCAGGAGCAAGCTGTTGTAATTGAACGCCTCATGGCTTCTCAGAGAAAGGGAACACAAAACTTATCGGATTCAGGGTTTAAGTCATTACGGTTGCTAAAAACAGGAAGTCAGGTTGAGCCGATTCTGTTCCTGATCCCAGGAGGTGGGGGTGGAGAAGAAGAGTTTTTAACTTATGGACGTTTGCTTCACTTGCTGGGTACTGCACAAACGGTGTATGGTTTCTTTGGGCGCGGTCAAGATGGGGAAACTCAGCCCCACGAAACTGTAGCTGAGATGGTGGAAGATTATTTGGTGGAGTTACGAGAATTACAACCCCAGGGACCTTACTATTTGAGTGGAGAGTGTGTTGGGGGGAAAGTGGCTTATGAAATGGCTTGTTGCCTCGATCGCGAAGGAGAAAGGGTATTTTTGCTGCTGTTGAATACGCGCTTACCTAATTTAACTGAACAAGGAACACCCAGAGCGGGAAATTACTGGGTGGAGCGGGCAAAATATCATTGGAGGCAAATCCAAAACCAAAGTAATCGAGAAAGAGTGAGTTATTTGGTGAAGACTTTCAAAGATTCTCCTTTAAATCCTGCGGTTGTTTTTGGAGCGAATTTTCAGCGCGATCGCCAAATCCTGCGAGCGCGATCGCGATATAATCAACTGCTACAAGATCGTGTACCCACTATGCGTTACAAACAACCAGTGTCATTAATAGTTAGTGAAGATTACTATGCCCAAACTCCGACAATGGGTGTTACTCAATGGATTGACAATGAAGTTAAAATTTATCCGACTCAGGGAAACTACAATTCTTATTTAGGTATTCATCTGGAAACGACAGCACAGCAAGTACGTCACCTCTTACATCTTAACGGAAACTCCAAATGA
- a CDS encoding isoaspartyl peptidase/L-asparaginase, with the protein MADVEVENQVQPKLIIHGGAGSSLKGKGGLNAVRQSLHSIVEEIYALLLDKASATEAVVKGCQLLEDEPRFNAGTGSVLQSDGQIRMSASLMDGTSQSFSGAINVSRIKNPIALAKFLQSQSDRVLSDYGAAELTRELQISPYNPLTDKRLNEWLAERKDNFSKSMAGVIAESEAGRGTIGVVALDSQGNLAAGTSTGGKGFERIGRVSDSAMPAGNYATKQAAVSCTGIGEDIIDECLAAKIVVRVTDGLSLAAAFERSFVEAKQNQRDLGAIGIAATGAIAWGKTSDVLLAAYHDGQNIGDTLEWTDESLIDCS; encoded by the coding sequence ATGGCAGATGTAGAAGTAGAGAATCAGGTGCAACCAAAATTAATTATTCACGGTGGTGCTGGTAGTTCCCTCAAAGGTAAAGGGGGACTAAACGCAGTACGTCAATCGCTTCATTCGATTGTTGAAGAAATTTATGCTTTACTCCTCGACAAAGCTAGTGCTACTGAAGCGGTAGTTAAGGGCTGTCAGCTTCTAGAGGATGAACCTCGCTTTAATGCGGGGACGGGTTCGGTATTGCAATCAGATGGTCAAATTCGTATGAGTGCGAGTTTGATGGATGGTACTTCTCAAAGTTTTAGCGGGGCGATTAATGTCTCGCGAATCAAAAATCCGATCGCCTTAGCGAAGTTTCTCCAATCTCAAAGCGATCGCGTTCTTTCTGATTATGGTGCGGCGGAGTTGACGCGAGAGTTACAAATTTCTCCCTACAACCCCTTGACAGATAAACGTTTAAATGAATGGCTGGCTGAAAGGAAAGATAATTTCAGTAAAAGCATGGCTGGAGTGATCGCCGAAAGTGAAGCTGGACGCGGTACAATTGGCGTTGTCGCCCTGGATAGTCAAGGAAATCTCGCGGCGGGTACTTCTACTGGTGGGAAGGGCTTTGAACGCATTGGGCGCGTCAGTGACTCGGCAATGCCCGCAGGTAATTATGCCACCAAACAAGCGGCGGTTAGCTGTACGGGGATCGGAGAAGATATCATAGATGAGTGTCTAGCAGCGAAAATTGTGGTGCGCGTTACCGATGGTTTGTCTTTAGCCGCCGCTTTTGAACGTTCTTTTGTGGAAGCGAAACAAAATCAACGGGATTTGGGCGCGATCGGTATTGCTGCGACAGGTGCGATCGCCTGGGGCAAAACTAGCGACGTTCTCCTCGCTGCTTATCACGATGGTCAAAATATTGGCGACACTCTCGAATGGACTGACGAAAGTCTCATCGATTGCTCATGA
- a CDS encoding Mini-ribonuclease 3, which yields MRPPKPDSSNTQSSYSALTGIETLFKGIFADASLGFKPEHLSPSSLAYLGDAVYEIYIRTRYILPPKRISTYHRQVVAQVRAESQAAQLSFLEPHLTDWEREILRRGRNAATSRPKRISGEIYQKATSLEALIGYLYLKDPQRLSELLAKLDLESEI from the coding sequence GTGAGACCTCCAAAGCCAGATAGTTCAAATACACAGTCAAGCTATTCGGCTTTGACTGGGATAGAAACCCTATTCAAGGGAATTTTCGCTGACGCTAGTTTGGGCTTTAAACCAGAACATTTATCGCCAAGTTCTTTGGCTTATTTGGGAGATGCAGTTTACGAAATTTATATTCGCACTCGCTACATTTTGCCACCGAAAAGAATTTCTACCTATCATCGTCAAGTAGTGGCGCAAGTGCGAGCCGAAAGTCAAGCGGCTCAATTAAGTTTTCTCGAACCGCACCTAACTGATTGGGAGCGAGAAATTCTACGACGGGGACGTAATGCAGCTACAAGTCGTCCTAAACGGATATCTGGAGAAATTTACCAAAAAGCTACGAGTTTAGAAGCATTAATCGGCTATCTCTATCTCAAAGATCCCCAGCGTTTGAGTGAATTGCTGGCAAAGTTGGATCTAGAATCAGAAATTTAA
- a CDS encoding DUF2256 domain-containing protein: MARQRSKSDLPTKICPVCQRPFTWRKKWSDCWDQVKYCSERCRRRRSQIGD, translated from the coding sequence ATGGCTCGTCAGCGATCTAAATCCGATTTACCAACAAAAATTTGTCCGGTGTGTCAGCGTCCTTTCACTTGGCGGAAAAAATGGTCTGATTGCTGGGATCAAGTAAAATATTGTTCGGAGCGTTGTCGTCGAAGGCGATCGCAGATTGGGGATTAG
- a CDS encoding serine hydrolase — MVRQSRTQSSRVKMSAGAAAWDWRGKSQISALETNKDLLRIGVSNLLKKKLPDSQVVRSRFESRRRTRSKPQSSSDRPLRRPSSGANNGSRRRERQPKSKSPDLLPVPKPKAPRTRPEANNRPPSRRRNKPPRRGNKPPRKLSSLLWLYGVRVLILAVGLGAIAGTLLSVVDPSTQISEQNLEKETNQLQASIEPQPSPVLPLSQEITPLKTQLQVMLQQNPQLQPGVFLVDLDTGAYLNWEGSTAFSAASTIKVPILVAFFQDVDAGKIRLDETLTLTPETIATGSGDMQYQAIGTQYTALETATKMITISDNSATNMLIERLGGAIALNQRFQEWGLTATAIRNPLPDIEGTNTTSPEDLAKILARVNKGELISMRSRDRLLEIMKQTENNTLLPQGLGQGATIAHKTGYIGSMLGDVGIVDMPSGKRYLVAIMVSRPDNDPKAKEFIHAISRAAYQYFNQPFSRPNITITPSHAPKSVTARNQNW, encoded by the coding sequence GTGGTACGGCAATCAAGAACGCAATCTTCCAGAGTAAAAATGTCAGCAGGTGCAGCAGCTTGGGATTGGCGAGGAAAATCTCAAATTTCTGCACTTGAAACCAATAAAGATTTGCTTCGGATTGGTGTTAGTAATTTGTTGAAGAAAAAGTTACCTGATTCACAAGTGGTGAGATCGCGCTTTGAAAGTCGTCGTCGCACTCGCTCAAAACCCCAATCCTCAAGCGATCGCCCTTTACGCCGACCTAGTTCGGGGGCTAATAATGGTTCGCGTCGGCGAGAACGTCAGCCGAAAAGCAAGTCCCCCGATTTATTACCTGTACCGAAGCCCAAAGCGCCGAGAACGCGCCCAGAAGCGAATAATCGTCCGCCATCGCGTCGGAGAAATAAACCGCCGCGTCGGGGCAATAAACCGCCGCGTAAGCTTTCTTCATTACTGTGGCTGTATGGAGTCCGCGTACTAATTTTAGCAGTTGGACTCGGAGCGATCGCGGGAACTTTACTTTCTGTAGTCGATCCCAGTACCCAAATCTCGGAGCAAAATCTCGAAAAGGAAACAAATCAATTACAAGCAAGTATCGAACCGCAACCATCGCCAGTTTTACCTTTAAGTCAGGAAATAACGCCCCTGAAAACCCAATTACAAGTAATGCTTCAGCAAAATCCTCAACTGCAACCGGGTGTATTTTTAGTGGATCTCGATACAGGTGCGTACCTCAACTGGGAAGGTTCGACTGCATTTTCGGCAGCTAGTACGATTAAAGTACCGATTTTAGTTGCTTTTTTCCAAGATGTGGATGCGGGTAAAATTCGCCTCGACGAAACTTTAACTTTAACCCCAGAAACGATCGCTACGGGTTCGGGGGATATGCAATATCAAGCGATCGGAACCCAGTATACAGCCTTAGAAACCGCGACTAAAATGATTACCATCAGCGATAACAGCGCTACCAATATGTTAATCGAACGTCTCGGAGGCGCGATCGCCCTTAACCAACGTTTTCAGGAATGGGGTTTAACTGCCACAGCGATTCGCAATCCTTTACCCGATATTGAAGGAACAAATACCACCAGCCCCGAAGACTTAGCCAAAATTTTAGCCCGAGTCAACAAAGGAGAATTGATTTCGATGCGATCGCGCGATCGGCTTTTAGAGATCATGAAACAAACGGAAAATAATACGCTTCTACCTCAAGGTTTAGGTCAAGGAGCTACTATTGCTCATAAAACTGGTTATATTGGCTCTATGTTAGGAGATGTGGGGATCGTCGATATGCCTTCTGGAAAGCGTTATTTAGTCGCAATTATGGTTAGTCGTCCCGACAACGATCCCAAAGCCAAAGAATTTATTCATGCTATTTCTCGCGCTGCTTATCAATACTTCAATCAACCATTTTCCAGACCAAATATCACTATTACTCCCAGTCACGCACCAAAATCGGTAACTGCGCGAAATCAAAATTGGTAA
- a CDS encoding RNA methyltransferase, with protein sequence MSELTKVRIILVEPAGALNVGSVARVMKNMGLQQLVLVKPHCNVLGQEAIQMAVHATDVLKQALVVESLPEALKGCQRAIATTARSRTLPLTLEQPRNALPWLLTEAGESALIFGPEDRGLSNAELGLAQRFVCIPANPEYPSLNLAQAVAVCVYELYQISQEEFDSPTLAETVDSDTATLDALENYYQHLEAILLKIGYLYPHTATKRMEKLRRLYNRSALSKQELAMLRGILRQIEWALQAKKE encoded by the coding sequence ATGAGTGAACTTACCAAAGTGCGAATTATTTTAGTGGAACCTGCGGGCGCACTCAATGTGGGTTCAGTAGCGCGGGTAATGAAAAATATGGGCTTGCAGCAGTTAGTATTAGTTAAGCCCCACTGCAACGTTTTGGGACAAGAGGCGATTCAAATGGCAGTTCATGCGACCGATGTGTTAAAACAAGCCTTGGTGGTAGAGAGTTTGCCAGAAGCCCTCAAAGGTTGTCAAAGAGCGATCGCCACTACTGCCCGTTCTCGTACTTTACCACTGACTCTCGAACAGCCGCGAAATGCCTTACCTTGGCTGTTAACAGAAGCAGGTGAATCAGCGTTAATTTTTGGTCCGGAAGATCGCGGTTTAAGCAATGCCGAACTTGGATTAGCCCAAAGATTTGTTTGTATTCCCGCTAATCCGGAATATCCTTCTTTAAATCTTGCCCAAGCAGTAGCGGTTTGCGTTTACGAACTTTATCAAATATCTCAGGAAGAATTTGATTCCCCAACTCTAGCCGAAACAGTAGATTCAGATACAGCTACCTTAGATGCTCTCGAAAATTATTATCAGCACTTAGAAGCAATCTTATTGAAAATCGGTTATCTTTATCCCCATACCGCTACAAAGAGAATGGAAAAATTGCGGCGGTTGTATAATCGAAGCGCTCTTTCCAAACAAGAATTAGCTATGTTACGGGGAATTCTCCGACAGATCGAATGGGCATTACAAGCAAAAAAAGAATAG
- a CDS encoding sulfotransferase domain-containing protein: MTLPDFLCIGAMKSGTTWLYNNLRYHPNLWLPPVKELHYFDWSSSPNIRMSFGSNPAKRYFMLSQFRALAREIILDLKNLQLPLDTIDWFVRFSFYTHDDRWYNALFVPKPGQIAGEITPTYALLPEEKVIQIYRLMPELKIIYLLRNPVDRAWSQIRMYLSRFKNLSLDQVKYETIKQHFDRLKSIPYSSYTSTLSVWEKHFVSEQIFIGFFEQIVHSPRDLLFDIYRFLNVPESEVYISPYLQKKVFANKGSLPMPKELRREITARLYPEIRALHERFNNQYTESWLVSAQDTLTD; the protein is encoded by the coding sequence ATGACTCTTCCCGATTTCCTCTGTATTGGTGCAATGAAGTCCGGTACAACATGGCTTTATAACAATCTACGTTATCATCCTAATCTCTGGTTACCACCGGTTAAGGAACTACATTATTTTGATTGGTCATCGTCACCTAACATCAGAATGAGCTTTGGTTCTAATCCAGCTAAACGCTATTTCATGTTAAGTCAATTTAGAGCTTTGGCTAGGGAGATTATCCTCGATCTCAAGAACTTGCAGTTACCTTTAGATACGATCGATTGGTTTGTGCGATTCAGCTTCTATACTCATGACGATCGATGGTACAATGCTTTGTTTGTCCCTAAGCCAGGGCAAATTGCCGGGGAAATAACTCCTACCTATGCGTTATTACCAGAAGAAAAAGTAATCCAAATTTATCGGTTAATGCCAGAGCTTAAAATTATCTATTTATTGCGTAACCCTGTCGATCGTGCGTGGTCACAAATAAGAATGTATTTAAGCAGATTCAAAAATTTAAGTCTAGATCAAGTCAAATATGAGACGATAAAGCAGCATTTCGATCGGCTTAAATCTATTCCATATTCTTCTTATACATCAACACTGTCTGTTTGGGAAAAACATTTTGTTTCCGAGCAGATCTTTATTGGCTTTTTTGAGCAAATTGTCCATTCCCCTCGCGATCTATTATTCGACATCTATCGTTTTCTGAATGTTCCTGAAAGTGAGGTTTACATCAGCCCTTATCTTCAAAAGAAAGTATTTGCTAACAAGGGTTCTTTGCCAATGCCGAAGGAGCTGCGACGAGAAATTACTGCACGCTTATACCCAGAAATTCGGGCATTACACGAGCGATTTAACAATCAATATACTGAAAGTTGGTTAGTTTCTGCTCAGGATACCCTTACTGACTAA